The following DNA comes from Agromyces mangrovi.
CGGAGGAGGCCGCCGAGGTCGTGCGTCTCGTCGCCTCCCTGCTGGAGCGCGGCTTCACCGACGGCGCCGCCGGCGGCACCGCCGCCCGCCCGCTCGCGCAGTCCGACCTGATCGTCGTCACGCCGTACAACGCGCAGCTCGCGCTCGTGCGCGGTGCGCTCGACGCGGCCGGGTACCCCGACGTGCCGGTCGGCACGGTCGACAAGTTCCAGGGCCAGGAGGCGGCCGTGGCGATCGTGTCGCTCGCTGCCTCGAGCGCCGCCGAGGTGCCGCGCGGCATCGACTTCCTGCTGCTGAAGAACCGCCTGAACGTCGCCGTCTCGCGGGCGAAGGTCGCCGCGTACCTCGTCTACTCGCCGGGGCTGCTCGACTACCTGCCGTACACCCCCGACGGGCTCACGCAGCTCAGCGGCTTCATCCGCCTCGTCGGGCGCGAGCCCGCTGCTGTGGAAGCTGGGAATACCTCGCAGCTTGCCGACGTAGTCTCCTGATGTGACTTCCCCTGCACCACAGCTCACCCCTGCCCGCGTGACCATGTACGGCGCCGAATGGTGCGGCGACTGCCGCCGCTCGAAGGCGCTGCTCGACCGCCTCGACGTCGACTACGACTACGTCGACCTCGAGGAGGAGTTCGACGGCGCCGAGCGCGCCAAGGCGATCAGCGGCCGCACCAGCATCCCCGTCATCGTGTTCCCCGACGGCACGCACGTCGTCGAGCCGACCGACGCGGAGCTCGAGGCCAAGCTCGCGCTCGACGAGGCGCCCGCTGCGTAGCCGGCCCGACCCCGACCGGGGTCAGGCGAGCGCGGGGATGACCTCGCGCTCGAACAGCTCCAGCCCCGAGCGGTCGTACGCCGCCTCGGGGAAGTAGTGGATCGAGTACCCCAGGCCGCGATCGCGCATGTCCTGCAGGCGCTCGATCATCTGCTCGACCGTGCCGGTGCCGAACGCACCGTCGCCGCGGTACGCGGCCATGTATCGCTCGACCGCGTCGGCGGGCATCGCCGACGCCGCCCGCGCCTCGATCGCGGCGAGCCGCTCGGCGACCTCCGCTTCGGTCTCGCCGATGACCGTGTTGTAGTTCGTGCTGCGCACGATCTGGTCGAAGTCGGTGCCGACCGCCTCGGCGTGCCCGCGCAGCAGGTCGCTGCGCCGGCTGAAGTCGTCGGGCACGCCGTTGCCGAAGTTCGTGTACTGCGCGTAGCGCGCCGCGATGCGCAGCGTCACCTTCTCGCCGCCGCCCGCGATCCACAGCGGGATGCCGCCGTCCTGCAAGGGCTGCGGATGCACCAGGGCACCCGACACCCGGTAGTACTCGCCGTCGAGGCTGGCCTCGCCCGTCGCCCACGCCTGCCGCATGAGCTCGACGCCCTCGCGGAGCATCCGCAGCCGGTCGCGCACCGGCGGGAACCCGTACCCGTAGGCCTCCCACTCGTGCTCGTACCAGCCGGCGCCGATGCCCATCTCGACGCGGCCGCCCGACACGATGTCGACCGTCGCGGCGACCTTCGCGAGGTACATCGGGTTGCGGTAGCCCATGCAGGTGCACATCTGGCCCAGCCGCACCCGCTCGGTGACCGCGGCGAACGCCGACATGAGCGACCACGCCTCGTGCGTGGCCTCGGCGCTCGGCACGGGCACGGTGTGGAAGTGGTCGTAGACCCAGATCGACTCCCACGCGCCGCCGTCGGCGTAGGCGGCGAGGTCGCGCATCACCCGCCACTGCTCGGCCGGCTCGATGCCGACCAGGTCGTGCCGCCAGCCCTGAGGTACGAACATCCCGAATCGCATGGGTCGAGCCTACGCACGCCCGAGCCGCTCGGGCCCCGCCCCGGCAAGGTCGGGGGATGCACTGATGCGTTTCACCCGGAGCGGGCCATAGCGTCCCCTGCATGGTCGTCTTCCGGAAGCGCTGTACCTACGACGCAGCCGACTTCGCCGCGTCCGCCGTGTACACCGGGGAGCGCCGCCTCGTGCACGTGACAGGGTCGGGCGTGTGCCCGACCGACGGCTGGACGCTGGAACTCGTCGCCGAGCCGGGGCGATCGGAGGCGACCGGCTCCCTCGCGGTCGCACTCCGCGAGGTTCCCGCCGACCGCTCGCAGGTGCGCGTGCTCACCCGCGTGGGCGTCGACGACTGGTTCGAGTCGCCCCGCGCCTCCGAGGTGCTCGTGCACACGCCGGCCGGCGACCTGCGCATCCCGATCGCCGAGCCGCACCCCGACCGCCTCCGCCCCGCCGAGCTCGACCAGGAGCCCGTCTTCCAGCTCCTCTCCGAGCCCACCGCCTGAGCGACGTCCGCATCCAGGTCGCGACGCGCGACCGCCGCGCCACCCCGGAATACCCGCCTCCACCGCCGCGTTGGCCCGTGCGATGACCGCACCGCTGCACCTCTCCGCACTCGACCTCGTTCCGGTGCGCTCCGGCCAGACCTCCGCGCAGGCCGTCGCCGCCTCGATGCGGCTGGCGACGCTCGCCGACGGGCTCGGGTTCACCCGCTACTGGTTCGCCGAGCACCACAACATGCCGGCCGTCGCGTCGACGACGCCGCCGGTGCTCATCGCCGCCGCTGCGGCTCGTACCGAGCGCATCCGCGTCGGGTCGGGCGGGGTCATGCTGCCGAACCACTCGCCGCTCGTCGTCGCCGAGCAGTTCGCCGCGCTCGAGGCGCTCGCGCCCGGCCGCATCGACCTGGGCCTCGGCCGCGCGCCGGGCAGCGACGGCGTCATCACGCAGCTGCTGCGCATGTCGGGCACGACGAGCGACGTCGACCGGTTCGGCGACCACGTCGCCGACATCGCGGCGCTCGTGCAGCCGGACGGCGCGACGCTGCGCCTCACGAGCGGACGCGAGTACGCGGTGCACGCGACCCCCGGGCATCCGGCACCCCGACGATCTGGCTGCTGGGGTCGAGCGACTTCTCGGCGCGCCTCGCGGCCGAGCTCGGACTGCCCTACGTCTTCGCGTACCACTTCTCGGGCGAGGGCATCGAGCGCGCGCTCGAGCTCTACCGCACGGGCTACCGGCCGAGCGAGGCGCACCCCGAGCCGCGCACGTTCCTCACGCTGAACGCCTCGGTCGCCGAGACGCACGACGAGGCCCACGCCCGGGCGCTGCCGCAGCTGCGGGGCATGGCGCGCATCCAGACCGGCCGACCGCTGCAGGCGCTCGAGACGGTCGACGAGGCCACAGCCGCGACGCCCGACCAGGCGACGGCGCAGGTCGTCGCCGCGATGGAGCGCCGCTGGGTGATCGGCGCGGCAGCCGACGCCGCGGCCGAGGTGCGCCTGCTCGCCGAGCGGTACGGGGTCGACGAGGTGATGGTCTCGCCGGTCTCGGGCGCGTACGCGCACGAGGGGGCGGATGGCTCGCCGGGACGCGAGCGCACCCTCGAGCTGCTCGCCCGCGAGCTCCTCACGTCCGTGTGAGGCACTTTTCAGGAAACGCCTCCGGCCCGGTGGCGTGGCGTTGCGCCGGCCGGTCGGCCACGCAGCATCCGTGCGCCTCGGGCGCGGCCGACGCAGCATCGGGCCATCGGCGCCGCCCGGGTTCCTGAAAAGCGCCCGTAACCCGGGACGAAGGCTGGGCAAGTACGATCGAAGCCAGGCGAGCGAGGCAGGGGATCGCGGATGCGACGAGCACGAGGGAGCCGCCACCGGGTCGGCAGCCCGGTCACGGCCGTGCTGGGAGCGCTCGCGCTCGCCGCGGTGCTGACCGCGTGCGACCCGCACTCGGTCGCCGTTCGCACCTACGAGGGTCCGGTCGAGGACGGCATCGCGACGGCCGCGCCGTCGGACGCGCCGGCCGGCCAGTTCGAGCCGGGCGTCGCCTGGGTCGACGACGGCGACCGCATCGCGCTCACGATCCCCGGCAGCTCGTCGTGCCCGTACGTGCCCACCGACATCAGCGCACCCGACCCGTCGCACATCGAGATCGACGTCGTGCGCACCGGCGGCGAGACGTGCACCGCCGACCTCGGGCTCCGCACCCACGAGATCCCGACGCCGCGCGGCATCGCCAAGGGCGCGCCCGTGCAGGTGGAGGTCCCGGGCATCGGCGAGTTCGTGCTGCCGCCGATCGGGCCGAGCACGACCGACTGACCCCGGAACGACGACGAGGGCCCGGCGACCGCTCGGGTCTCCGGGCCCTCGATCAGGCTCGAGTCGCGACGCTCAGGCAGCCAGCCCGTGCGTGCGCGCCCACGACGTCGTGTCGATGTGCGTGCCGTCGGGCACCACCACGTCACGATCGACGCGGGCGCCGTTGGCGATCTTCACGTCGGCACCGACCTTCGCGTGCGCCCCGACGTCGACCCCGTGGCCGACGACGGTGCGCTTGCCGATGTGCACGTTCGTGCCGATGTTGACGCGTTCGCCCACGACCGCGTCGTAGTCGATCCAGCTTCCCGGACCGATCGACGCGTTCTTGAGCACCTTCGCGCCCGGGTCGACGTATGCAGTGGGATGCACGTACGCCGACGCATCCACCTTGGCACCGGCCGCCACGTAGCCGCGGCCATTGACGTGCTTGCGGTACCGCAGGGTGACGCCGTGGTCGTCTTCGAACTCGACATACGACTTGCCCATGGTGCCCTCCCTTCACCACGCGCGGGACAGGGGGTTCGCGCGTAGCACTGTTACAACACTGCGCGCGCAACGTGCATTCCCGCTGGGCGGAATCCGAATGACACCTGTGTACTTCGCTCTCCGCGGCGCGACCTCGCCATTGGGATCCGCGCCGCGTGAGGTTAGGCTGGCCTAAGCTGCATCCGCCCTCACCGCACCGCGAGCACATGACCCAGACGCCACTGCTGCACCTCGACCGCGTGTCCATCCGACACGACGGC
Coding sequences within:
- a CDS encoding glutaredoxin family protein, with the protein product MYGAEWCGDCRRSKALLDRLDVDYDYVDLEEEFDGAERAKAISGRTSIPVIVFPDGTHVVEPTDAELEAKLALDEAPAA
- a CDS encoding LLM class F420-dependent oxidoreductase, with the translated sequence MRFGMFVPQGWRHDLVGIEPAEQWRVMRDLAAYADGGAWESIWVYDHFHTVPVPSAEATHEAWSLMSAFAAVTERVRLGQMCTCMGYRNPMYLAKVAATVDIVSGGRVEMGIGAGWYEHEWEAYGYGFPPVRDRLRMLREGVELMRQAWATGEASLDGEYYRVSGALVHPQPLQDGGIPLWIAGGGEKVTLRIAARYAQYTNFGNGVPDDFSRRSDLLRGHAEAVGTDFDQIVRSTNYNTVIGETEAEVAERLAAIEARAASAMPADAVERYMAAYRGDGAFGTGTVEQMIERLQDMRDRGLGYSIHYFPEAAYDRSGLELFEREVIPALA
- a CDS encoding transferase, whose translation is MGKSYVEFEDDHGVTLRYRKHVNGRGYVAAGAKVDASAYVHPTAYVDPGAKVLKNASIGPGSWIDYDAVVGERVNIGTNVHIGKRTVVGHGVDVGAHAKVGADVKIANGARVDRDVVVPDGTHIDTTSWARTHGLAA